In Bacteroidota bacterium, one DNA window encodes the following:
- a CDS encoding CBS domain-containing protein — MDTKRSFQSAKDVMTKEIVFVDGMATAKEAVELMRQEKVEALIVKKRHQQDAYGIVLVPDFIKGVIISDKISEEVNVFEIMTKPVISVPANMDVRYVANLLMKVGLRMAPVEENGELIGIVSLSDLILDNLLF, encoded by the coding sequence ATGGATACAAAAAGAAGTTTTCAAAGTGCCAAGGATGTCATGACGAAAGAGATAGTTTTCGTAGATGGCATGGCTACTGCAAAGGAGGCGGTTGAATTAATGCGTCAAGAAAAAGTTGAAGCTTTAATCGTTAAAAAGAGACACCAACAAGATGCCTATGGAATTGTACTCGTTCCTGATTTCATTAAAGGTGTCATTATTTCTGACAAAATTTCAGAGGAGGTTAATGTTTTTGAGATAATGACCAAGCCCGTGATAAGCGTACCGGCTAATATGGACGTACGCTACGTTGCAAATCTGCTGATGAAAGTTGGACTCAGGATGGCTCCGGTTGAAGAAAATGGCGAGCTTATCGGAATAGTTTCTTTGTCTGATTTGATTTTGGACAACTTACTATTCTAA
- a CDS encoding P-II family nitrogen regulator, giving the protein MQFKLLIAFVKPNFTDAVVDAMKEAGATGATVIPGKGTGMHEAKSFFGLSIEEQTEIIVFLVEEHVVENLMNVIQLAGNFDKPGTGIAFVLPVEHIAGLASQMKKFKDQARDKYF; this is encoded by the coding sequence ATGCAATTTAAATTACTTATAGCCTTTGTCAAACCCAACTTTACTGATGCTGTGGTTGATGCAATGAAAGAAGCTGGGGCTACCGGAGCTACTGTTATTCCTGGTAAAGGTACAGGAATGCATGAAGCAAAGTCCTTTTTTGGACTTAGTATTGAGGAACAAACTGAAATCATTGTGTTTCTTGTAGAAGAACACGTTGTAGAAAACCTTATGAATGTCATACAGTTGGCGGGAAATTTTGATAAACCGGGTACGGGCATTGCATTTGTTTTACCCGTAGAACATATAGCCGGGCTGGCATCTCAAATGAAAAAATTCAAAGATCAGGCTCGAGACAAATATTTCTAA